The Acidobacteriota bacterium nucleotide sequence CCACGGCTTGCGCCGTGGGCTACTATCTATCGCCCCTACGGGGCTCAGTTGGAACTCGTAATCTCTTCACCAGTTGTGAAAGGGGTTAGTGAGTGGCTGAGAGTTAATATGGGAGACATTAAATGAAATCATTTATACGTACTCTCTTGATACTGGCGTCGGTCGCGCCGGCGCTGGTCAACTCTGCTTTCGCGCAGCAGCAGGCGCCACCGCTGACAATTGAGAAGGTGAAGGACAACCTTTATGTAATCGTCGGCAGCGGCGGCAACGTAGGCGCGCTGGTAACCCGGGAAGGCGTAATTCTGATTGATGACAAGTTCGAGCCGAACTATGATGAGATCATGGAGAAGCTGAGGAGCGTAACCAGCCAGCCGGTGAAGTACGTCATCAACACTCACTACCATGCCGATCACTCGGGCGGCAACGTGAAGTTTCTGCCCTCGGCCGAGGTTATCTCCACGCTGAACGCGCGGAAGAATATCCTCGATCATAAGCAGCCGAACGCCCCGGCGAATCTTGCGCCGGCGCGCATCGTGTTCACCGAAGAGACCTCCGTGTTTCTCGGCGGCATGGAGGTTCGCGCGCGGCATTTCGGACGCGGCCACACCAATGGCGACGCAGTGATCTACTTCCCCGAGCTGCGCACCATCCACACCGGCGATTTGATGTCCGGAACAACGCCGCTGATTGACTACAACGGCGGCGGCAGCGTGGTCGAGTGGACTCGCACGCTGGACGCAGTTCTCCAGATGGACTTCGAGACCGTGATCCCCGGCCACGGCCCGGTCAACACCAAGGCCGGACTCAAATCCTATCGCGACAATATCGAGAAGCTGCGCAACCGTGTGAGCGGACTGATCCGCGAAGGCAAGTCCCAGGAGGAGATTGGCAAGGTCTTGATGGCCGAGTTTGGCTGGCAGCCCAATAGCCTCCAGATGGAGTGGAGCTTGCCCGGTTTTTTCCAGGAATTGAAATAGCAATTTTTATTCGCAAACAGCAAAGGTTCTCAGGAGGATGGCGATGAAACAGATTATCCGATTTTCACTTTTGTCAATGGTCGTCGCGCTGACGCTGGCCGCTGCCTTCGCGCAGCAGCGGGCCTCGGTGCCCACGGCGATCATCTCCTACCCGGAGATGATTCTGCACAACGGCAAGATTGTCACCATGGACAACGTGCAGATGAACACGGAGCTGGGCACCATTGCGCAGGCCGTGGCCATCCGCGACCGCAAGATTCAGGCCATCGGCTCGAACGCTGACATACTGGCGTATGCCGGGCCGAATACGCAGAAGATTGACTTGAAGGGACGCACGGTGATTCCCGGCATTGTTGACTCACACACTCACATCCACAATAACGAAGTGGCCTACTGGGTGGAGCATCATCCCAAGGAACTGGCGACCATGGCGCGCAACTTTTCGGTCGGCGGCGAGACCAACGCCGACATCAAGCGCGGCATCGAGCTGGTGCTGAAGGAGCGCATGGCGGACGCCGAGCCAGGGATCTGGGCGGTGCTGACGCTCCCCACCAACGATCCCAAGAATCCCGGCTCGGGCACCGGCCAGGGTGTGAAGTTCGTGCAGAAGCGCGAGATGACCGCCAAGGATCTGAACGTGCTCGCGCCGGAGAATCCCGTACTGCTGGCGGCGCATCCGGCCTACATGATGAATGAGGCGGGCAAGAAGTATATGGAGAAGCTCTACGGCTTCTACCCGCCGATGGAAGTGGCCGATGACACCGGCTTCGGCGAACTGACCGAATACAGTCGCGCGCTGATGGTGGACGGCTACTTCAAATCGCACCCCGACACGCTGGCCGAGATCGTGGAGTCGGGCCTGCTGAAGAACGCCGCCGTGGGCATCACCTCATTCGCCTCGCACATGATGGGCCTGCAGTTCCTGAACGCCTATCAGAAGCTGGTGCGCGAAGACCGCATGCCGATCCGCTTTGCCTACACGCATTACTTCGGCTTCCAGAACAATCCCGACCCGGCGGCATTCTACATGCGCCTGGGCGACATGGCCGGGCTCGGCAATGACTACTTCTGGTCGGCGGGCGTGGGCATGGGCAACGTGGACTCCGGTCCGCCGATGTTCTGCTCGACGATGGAAGCGCCGCCCGAACTGAAAGAGCGCGAGTGGTGCCGCAACACGCCGGGCAACCCCTACTGGAAGGGCATGGTCGCGGCGATCATGTCGCGCAGCCGCGTGGCACTGGGCCACTCCTATGGCGATAAGTCGGTGGACTACTTCATGGACGCGCTCGAAAACGCCTCGAAGGTTGACCCGACGATCACGCTCGACTACATCCGCTCGCGCCGGTTTTCGTCGGACCACTGCGGTTTCTATCCGCGCCCGGAGCAGATTCCGCGCATGGCCAAGCTGGGCATGTACATCTCCTGCGGCGGCAACGTGCTGTCGCGGAGCTATCCGTGGCTGGAGATGTACGGACTGAAATACGCCAACTGGATTTCCCCGGTGAAGAGCCTGCTCAAGGCCGGGGTGAAGACCACCTTTGAGAACGAAGCCGGCGTGGACGGCTTGGTGAGCGAGACCTACTTCAAGGAAGCCTATCCACTGATCACCCGCAAGAACGAATACGGCGCGCTGGTGGCTCCCGAAGAGGCCGTGGACCGTATCACGCTGATGAAGATGATGACCAGTTGGCCGGCGGAGTACATGCTGCGCGAGAAGCAGATCGGCACGCTCGAACCCGGCAAGCTGGCCGACCTGCTGGTGCTGAACGCCGACTACTTCACCGTCGCCGAGGACAAGATTCCAACCGTCTATCCGGTCATGACCGTGGTGGGCGGCAAGATTCTGGTGGTGCGCAACGAAGCGGCGCGCGACCTGGGCCTGCAGGCGAAGGGCCCGCAGATCGAGTTCAAGTTCTCCGGCGGACGCTACGCCGCGCAGTAAGTTGCGGGTGTCATTCCAAGCCGCTTTTTTCAACAAGCCCTCAACAAGCTCTTGGTTCGGCTGTTGAGCTTGTACAGGATTCGATAAATAGATCAATAAACTTCTTGCCAACTCCATCTGGTTTTGAATTACTATGGGTGCAGCTTGGTCAGTCAACTGAACGGGGCAATTCCGAATCGAACAGGCCGATGCGCTACCGCCAAATCAGCGGGGCGCACCTGCGGCGCTATGGGAGGGAAAAAATGAATTTGAAACAGAATCTTGCCGTGATGATGCTGGCGCTGGCCATGCCGGCGATGATCTTCGCGCAGGCCAACAGCAGCGCGCTCAGCGGCGTGGTCCGCGATCCCAGCGCGGCCGTAATTACCGGCGCGGCCATCACCGTAACCAACTCGGAGACCGGCCTGACGCGCACGCGCGAGTCTGACCCGGCGGGCCGCTACCGCGTCGGCGAACTCCCACCCGGCACTTATCAGATCACCGTATCCATGGCGGGCTTCAATCGCGAGACGCGCAAGGACCTGGTGTTGCAAGTAGGCCAGGAACTCGGCCTGAGCTTCACTCTGCAAATCGGCGCGCTGGAACAGGAAATTGTAGTTACTAGCGAAGCGCCGGTGGTGGAGACCACCACGGCCTCGGTGGCGCGCGTGGTCAGCCAGGAGCAGCTCCGCGAGCTGCCGCTGAACGGCCGCAGCTTCACCGACCTGATTACGCTGGACACCATGGCCTCCACGCCGGGCAATCAGGCCAAGGGCACGGCGAACTACGGCAACTCGGCCCAGCTCACCGTGGCCGGCGCGCGGTCGGACTCGAACAGCTTCACGCTGGACGGCACCGACATCAACGGCACGGCCAACGGATCGCCAGGCAGCGCCGCCGGCGTGCAACTTGGCGTCGATACCATCCGCGAATTTCAGGTGATCACCGCCAACGCCAAGGCCGAGTACGGGCGCAACTCCGGCGCCATCGTCAACGCCGTAACGCGCTCGGGCACCAACGATATGCACGGCACGCTGTTCGAGTTCCTGCGCAACAAGACGCTGGACGCCCGCCGCTTCATCGACCTGCCCACGGCGCAGAACCCCAACGGGTCGCTGCCGCCCTTCAAGCGCAACCAATTCGGCGGCTCCCTGGGCGGGCGCATCAAACAGGACAAATCGTTCTACTTCCTAGCCTATGAAGGTCTGCGCCAGCGCCTGACCGAGACGCAGGTCTATCGCGTGCCCACCGCCGACGGCCGCCGCGGCATCGGCGCCGGAGTTCTGAATACCGTAACCAACACTCGACCCGATGTAGTGGTTCATCCCTCGATCGTCCCTTACGTGAATCTGTGGCCGTCGCCCAGCCTGGGCAGCCGCAGCTACGGCGACGGCACGGCGGACTACTTCGGTCCGGTGGTCCAGCCGACCAACGAAAACTTCGGCTCGGCGCGCTTTGACCACACCTACTCGGAGAAGGATTTCCTCTTCGCGCGCTACACCACCAGCCGCGGCGACAGCGTGATCCCGTCGCAACTGCTCTCGGACAGCTCGTTCCTCTCCGCCAATCAATTCATCACCGCGCAGTACGACCGCATCATCAGCTCCACAATGCTGAACATGTTCCGCGCCGGATTCAACCGTTCATTCAACGACATCTCGCCCGGCCAGGCGCCCGGCGGCGAGAATCTCGGCTTCACGCCCGGCCAGCCCATCGGCTCTCTTGGGCCAACGCCGCTCTCGACGCTGGGCCCGGCCGGCATTGTGCGACTTTATCAGGTGCAAAACTCCTTCCAGTTCGACGACAACCTGACCATCAATCGCGGCGCGCACACCTGGAAGTTCGGCACCGCGGTGCAGCGCTTTCAATGGAACTCCGATCAGCCGGCCTTTGTGCAGGGCAGCATCACCTTCAACAGCTTTACGAACTTTCTGCTGGCCGGCCCGACCGGCACCGGCGCGACGTTCCTGCTGCCCGAATCCAGCACCTACCGCCACATCCGCACCACGATGTATGGGTTCTACGGGCAGGATGACTGGCGCGTCAGCCCCCGGCTGACCATCAATTACGGCCTGCGCTGGGAGTTCACCACCGGCCTGAAGGAGACCGACGACCTGGTCTCCTACATTCTCGATCCGCAGACGTCGCGACTCGAGGACGTCAAGGTCGGCGAGCTGTGGGACAACAAGATCAAGAATTTCCAGCCGCGCCTGGGCCTCAACTGGTCGCTCGACGAGGAGTCGAAGACGGTGCTCAGCGGCGGCCTCGGCATCTTCCACAATCAGGTGCTGCACAACTCGATGGTCTCGTTCCGCGCGCAGCAGCCGTTTTATTTCCGCGGCTCGTTCGCCGGCATCAACTCGGTGGGCGTGTTCCCGAATGTGCGCGCCATGATTGCCACCACGGCCAACGGCGCCGACCAGCCCACCGCGGCGGCATTTCGCGTTACGCGAACGTTTGACCATGACAACTTCAAGACGCCGACCTACTATCGCTACAATATGACCATCCAGCGCGCGCTGCCCGGCCAGCTGGTGGCGCGCGTGGGCTATGTCGGCTCCTTCTCGAGGCATCTGGCGCGGCGGCAGGGATTGAACACCTTCCCGCAACCCATCAAGCAGGCCGACGGCTCGCTGTTCTTCCCCTGCGCCACGGCCTCGGCGGTTTGCTCGACGCCGGCGCCGCAGTTCATTAATCCGAACTTCTCGCAGATCGAGTGGATGTCGTCGGACGCTAATTCGAGTTACAACGCGCTCACCGCCAACCTGCAACAGAAGTTCCGCAACGGCATGTCCTTCCAGGCGAGCTACACCTACTCGAAGTGCATAGACGACGCCTCGTCCTCCGAAACCAATTACTCGACCGCGGCCACGCTGGGCCAGTGGTCGCCGGACCGCACCCTGGAGCGGGCGCGCTGCAACTTCAATATCCCGCACGCCTTCGTGGCCAACGGCCTGTACGAGTTGCCGTTCGGGTCTGGGCGCAGCTTCATGAACTCGGGCGGCGTGGCCGACTGGGTGCTGGGCAACTGGCAAATTGGCGGCGTGCTGACCATTCAGCAAGGCCTGCCCTTCACCGTTACCACCAATTTCCGCGCGCCGGGCTTCACCGGCTTCGCCGCAAACCGGCCCAACACCTCGCCCAACGCGGACGCCACGAAAGCTACCCAGGAGCCGTTCGGGACGCGTGAGCAGTTCTTCGACACCTCCATTTTCAGCAATCCCGCCGGCGGCACGCTGGGCACGGCCGGGCGCAACTACCTGCTGGGAGCGCCGCTGGTGCAGTTGAACTTCACCCTGAGCAAGTCGTTCTCGATCTCCGAGCAGACCAAGCTGCAGTTCCGCAGCGAGTACTTCAACGCATTGAACCAGACCAACTTGTCCTTCCCGGCAACCAACATCAACGTCGCCGGCGCAGGGCGGATCACCGACACAAGCACCAAGGCGCGGCAGATCCAGTTGGCGCTGAAGCTGACGTTCTAGTCACTCGACCATTGCATTGAAATTGCGAGGCTCCGCCGCTGGCGGAGCCTCTTTTTATTTTGCCCTGTCGTTCGCTATAGCCGGCCCTCGGCCGCGAGGTCGTCACGAGGATTGAACGCCCCGGCAGGCCCCCCTGATTGTTCTTGCCTATTCCACCCCTGATTGAATTATTATGGGGTAACAGCTTGGTCAGCTAATTTGATGGGGCATTTGCAGTTGCAATGGGCCGTAGCGCTTCCCGCGGAGTGAGCGGCGGAAAGCCTCGGCATTTACTTGGAGGAAAATGATGAAATTGAAACAGATTCTTGCACTGCTGATGCTGGCGCTGGCGATACCAGCCATGATCTTTGCGCAGTCCAATAGCAGCGCGCTAAGCGGCGTGGTTCGCGATCCCAGCTCGGCGGTGATAACTGGCGCGGAGATAACCGTATCCAATATGGACACCGGCCTAACGCGCACGGCCACATCGAACGCCTCGGGCGTCTATCGCGTCGGCGAGCTCAATCCCGGCAGCTATCAGATCACCGCTTCGATGACGGGCTTCTCGCGCGAGACGCGCAAGGACGTTACGCTGCTGGTGGGCCAGGAACTCTCGGTGAACTTCGCGCTGCAAGTCGGCGCAGTCGAGCAGGAGATCATCATCACCGGAGAAGCGCCGGTGGTGGAGACCACCATCTCGTCGGTGGCCTCCAACGTAACCCAGGAACAACTCCGCGAGCTGCCGCTGAACGGTCGCGCGTTTACCGACCTGGTGACGCTGAACCCCGGCGCGGTTACGCCGCACGTCGCGCAGGGCCGCGGCGCCAACTACGGCTTCGCCACCCAACTCTCGGTGGCCGGCGCGCGCACCGACTCGAACAGCTTCCGCCTCGACGGCACGGACATGATGGACACCCGTAACATGAATCCCGGCAGCGCAGCCGGCGTGCAGCTGGGCGTGGATACGATTCGTGAGTTTCAGGTGATCACGGCGAACGGCAAGGCCGAGTACGGTCGCAACGCCGGCGCAGTCATCAACGCGGTCAGCCGCTCGGGCGAGAACACCATGCATGGCGCGCTGTTTCACTTTCTGCGCAACAACAAGCTGGACGCGCGGCGCTTTGAGAATCCCAAAGCCCTTCCGCCGTTCAAGCGCAACCAGTTTGGCGGCACCATCGGCGGCCCCATCGCGCGCGACAAGGCTTTCTACTTCTTCGGCTACGAGGGTCTCCGCCAGCGGCTGAACGAGTCGGCGGTTTATAACGTACCCACGGCGGACGGCAAGCGCGGAATCGGCGTCGGCCCCATCGTCAATGGGGCGCGCACCAATGTAGTGGTCGATCCCCGCATGGTTCCCTACATGAATCTCTACCCACTGCCCAATGGCCGCGATCTGGGCGACGGCACAGCCCTGCTGGCTAACGATGCGAGCCGCCCCACAACTGAGAACTTTGGTTCGGGACGTGTAGACTACGCCCTATCGAGCAACGACTCGTTCTTCTCGCGCTACACCATCAGCCGGGCCGAGTCCAACTCCAACGGTAATCTTCTGTCCAAGCAGATCTCCACCACTTCGCGGCATCTGCTCACCATGCAGGAGGACCACATCTTCGGCCCGTCCATGGTCAATACGCTGCGGCTCTCCTTCAATCGGTCGCTGGGCTTTTCCGCCCCGGGACAGGTGGAAGGCGGCGAGAGCCTGGGATTCGCCGCCGGCGTGCCGTTGGGCGAGATGGGCGCGGGCTCCGCAGTGTCCAACATCGGCCCGATGAGCATCGGCATCGTGGACGATAAGCAGAATAGCTTTCAGTATGAGGACACGGTTTCCTATACCCGTGGGAATCACAATATGAAGTTTGGCGCGCTGGCCCAGAGGTTCCAATGGAACACGGACAACCCGGCGTTCTGGCAGGGCCAGTTCTCCTTCACGGACTTGCCCACAATGCTCCGACTCGGGAACGCCAGCGCCACCTACCGGCTGCCCCGTTCCAGCACCAATCGCGGACTGCGCACATGGCTGATGGGTTTCTTCGGCCAGACCGACTACCGTGTAAGTCCAAGCCTGACCCTGAACGTGGGCCTGCGCTGGGAGTTCACCACCGGCGTCAGCGAGGTCCACAACAATATCTCCTACCTCGCCAATGGCCCGATCACCTCGACCCCCAATGACATCAAGCTCGGCAAGCTGTGGAACAATCACATCAAGAATTTCGAGCCGCGCTTCGGCTTCAACTGGGCGTTGGGCGCCAACCAGACCACCTCGCTCAGCGGCGGCATCGGCATCTACCACAATCAGATTTTGCATAACAGCTTCGTCTCGTTCCGCGATCAGCTCCCGTTCAACTTCCGGGCCACCGCGACGAATGTTTCCTTCGCCGCCTTCCCGAATATTGAACAGGTGGTGTTGCAGTCCGGCCAGAACTTCAACGCCAGCCGGCATTTTGACCTTGATAATTTCAAGACGCCCACCTACTACCGCGCCAATTTGACCATCCAGCATCAGCTTCCCGGCGAGCTGGTGGTGAAGCTGGGATTTGTCGGCTCGCTCGCCCGGCACCTGGCGCGCCGCCAGTTGCTGAATACCTTCCCGAATCCGGTGGCGCGCGCCGACGGCAGCTTGTTCTTCGGCTGCGGACCGGCGGTATCGGCTACCTGCGCCAGCCCCATCCCGCAGGTGATCAATCCAAACTTCGGGCGCATCGAGTGGATGTCCAGCGACGTGAATTCATCCTACAATTCGATGGTTACTTCCATCCAGAAGCGTTTTAGCCGCGGACTTACCTTCCAGGCTAATTACACCTATTCGAAATCGATTGATGACTACTCGCAATCGGAGACCAACTACGCCGGCGAGACCGGAGCCAATGGCCAGTTCGGGCCGGACCGTGTACTGGACCGTGCGCGCTCCACGTTCAATATTCCTCACGTGTTCGTCGCCAACGGCGTCTACGAGCTGCCCCTCGGCCATGGGAAAGCCCACCTGAACTCGGGTGGCGTGGTCAACGCCATTGTGGGCGGCTGGCAGCTTGGAGGCATTCTCACCCTGCAGCAGGGACTGCCGTTCACGGTTGGATCGTTAATCGCCGACGCGGGTTACACGTTCCGCGCCAATCGCCCGAACATGAATTCCAGTGTCGACATCAATACCGTTACCAGCGGCACCTCGGCGGGATGTGTCGTGGCGGGAACCACCACCCCGATCGCCGCCGGCACGCCGATTGGAACACGCGATCGCTATTTCGATCCCTGTGTATTCGGAGCGCCGGCAGCCGGCACCATCGGCAACGTCACGCGCAACACGCTCATTGGACCCGATCTGCGCAACGTGAACTTCAACCTCGGCAAGACCTTCAACATCACGGAAGGTATGCGGTTGCAGTTCCGCAGCGAGTTCTTCAATCTGTTCAACCGCGTGCAGATGCGCAATCCCGCCGCACGCGTATTCTCCAACCGCACGGGCGTTTCCGCCTCCGCCGGTCTGATCACCGAATCGCTCGACGCCAGCGCGCGTCAGATTCAGTTTGGTCTGAAGCTGACGTTCTAACGGATAACCATCCACCACAGAAGAGAGGCTCTGCTTGCGCAGAGCCTCTCTTGTTTTTGGACTAGGCCATTTTTACTTTTGCTATATAGCCATCAGAGCCCCGACCGCCAGGGAGGGGGCACGTTCAACGGTGCGTAATATTCGGCGAGCGTGCCCACTCCCTGGCGGTCGGGGCTCTGATACAGCAACTGTAAAAATGGACTGGCTCTATTTGGCGGACTGCACCGGGCCATAGCGGATGCTGATCCGGCGATAGAGTGCATCGCCCACACGCCGCGCGCCGGGAAGATACACGATCAGCAGCAGCGGCCATAGGGGCGGCATGGCCAGCAGCAGTTTGCGGAATCCAGAGAAACCGGGATAGGCCTCACGGCGGTCGATGATGAGATAGGCGGCGCGCGCGAAATCCGGTTTCAGGTGCGCGACATCGTGGCTGTGCCGGCGAAAATCGCGCCAGCTCACGCTCGACCAGCAAATGCGTTGCGTGCGCCGCGCCCATTTGCGGCAGAATGCGCAGTTGCCGTCGTAGTAGACTTCCCAGCGGCCTTGCCGCAGCGCCCGCAACTGATCCCTCCAACTCGTCATGATTCTCCGCGCGCGCGGCCTGCCGGAATCGCGCTATACTCGCTCCCTGCCGGCAATATTTCCATCGTAACCCGGCAGCGCAGTCCGCCGGTAGCGCAGGCCAAACGATCTCTTCCTTGTGAGTCATTCGCCGATGAGTCAATTCGATAACGACCCTCCCGATACGCCGCGCGCCCAGCCAGCTCCGTGGGAGTCTTGGGTGCTGCGCGTGGGCTTCTGGATGTGCGCCATAGCCGGATGCGCGGGCGCGGCGTGGTGGGCCGTGCATGTGGGCAAAGGCGTCGGCTGGGATCAGATGAACTATCACCACTACAACGTCTACGCGTGGCTCTCCGGCCGCATGGACGCACATCTGGCTCCGGCTGGGATGCACACATGGATCAATCCCCTGCTCTACCTGCCGAGCTACTGGATGGTAAATCATCTGCCGCCGTGGACGACCGGAGCGATCTTCGGCGGAGTGGCGGGCCTGAATCTCGCGCTTCTGTTCGCGCTGGCCTGCCTGAGCCTGCGCAATGTCTCGCCTCTTATGGCCGCCACCATCGCGCTCACCAGCGCCATCGCGGGGCTATCCGACCCGTTCTTCCACTCCAACCTGGGGTCCAGCGACGCCGATGTTTTCCTGAGCTTGCACGTGATCGGCAGCCTCTGCCTGATATGCTGGGCGGCGAGCGATGAACTTTCTGGGCAATGGGCGGAGCAATGGGACAAATACCGCCGCGAGTCCAAGCGCCGATGGTCGTACGCCGCCGCCGCCGCGCTGCTGGGAGCCGCCGCGGGACTTAAGCTGACTTACTTCGTATACGCCATCGCGATGACCGTCGCCGTGCTGCTTCTCTGGCGCGGGCTGCGCATGAACCTGCGGCGCTTCGCGTGCTTCGCCGCCGGAGGACTAGGCGGATATGCGTTGACCGGCGGCTATTGGAACTGGCTGATGTGGTCGCGCTACCGCAATCCCTTCATGCCCTACTTCAACGACATCTTCCATTCGCCCTGGATGATGGACTTCTCATTCCGCGATACACGCTTCCCCACGCAGTCGTTCAGCGCCATGCTGCGCTTCCCGTTCCAGTGGCTCGTCGGCGAGCATCCCACCAGCGAGGGCCCTTTCCGCATCGCCATCTTCGCCATCATCTTTGTGATCATGCCGCTGCTGGTGATGGTGGCCACGATGCGGACGGGCAAGGCCGCGTTGGTGCGCTTCCTCAGCAATTGGCGGCACGGCGAGGACACCGCCGCCGGGCAGGCAGGCATCCGCGAAGGACTGCTCACCACCACCACGCTGATGTGGCTGGTGGTTATCTTCTGGATTGTCTCCTACGCGCTGTGGGCCTGGATGTTCGCCATCCAGCGCTACCTGGAGCCGCTCGCCCTGCTGGCCGGCTGGATGCTCTGGCTGCTGTGTGATTATCTGCTGACCAACCGGCGCATGAAGTGGGCTGTGTTCTCATGCCTGGTGGTGTTTAGCGTTCTGTGGATGCGCGGCGAAGACCAGGGATGGCGTGTGCCGTATGGAAAGAGTTGGTTCGGAGTGAGACTGCCCGCCGCAATGCGGCAGGAGCGCACCCTATTCGTGGTGATCGGCGGCGGCCCCATGGGCTATCTAACTGCGTATCTTCCCGCGTCCACCACCACGGTGCGGTTCAACGATCTGACCATTCCGCCCAATGGGCCGGAAACCGATCTCACCCGCCGCGCCGCACGATTGATTGCCCGCCACAACGGCCCGCTGCGCAGCCTGACTTCTATTCCGCCGGGCATGCCGCTCGTCGACCAGGATCGCGCCTACCTGGCGCGCTTCGGATTGGCGCAGGTGGAGGCCGAATGCACGCAGTTCGCAACCGACGTAACCCCGTTCACCACCTGCCCGCTCTTGCGGCGGAGTCCTGCGCAGTAACGCGGCTGCGGCTACTTGTTTTGCTCCAACATTTTCTCCAACTCCCGCGTGCGCGCGGTTACTTGCTTCAGCTCATCGCCGAGCAGCGCCACCTGCTGCACCAGCACGCGGCTACGCTCGTTCAGCTTCGAGGTGGAGGCGAACAACTGGATCACCAGCAGCGTCAGCCCGAAGATCACCACCAAAAACAACGCCGAGGTGGGAGTGGGTATGCCCAGGAACTCGGAGAGGCGGAACAAATATGGGTATCCCACCGAGGAGGCCGTCAGCAATCCCACGGAGATGGCCACCCACAGCACCGCGAAGCGCTCCGTGATGTGCCGCTGGCGGACCAGCCAAAGCACCAGCGCGAAGATGCACAGCGTAATCAGAAAAACAAACGTCTGGCCATGCTCCTGCATATGAACCTCCTATCTTCACGAGCTATCGGGCAACTCGCGGCGCCGGCTTGCGAATCAGATTCATCGCCAGCGCCAGCGGGACCTTCACCAGAAAAATAATCGCTTGCAGCATCCCAATCGTCGAGCGCCCGGCGGTACGGCTGGCCATGCGCACCGGCACTTCGGTCATGCGCATTCCCGCCTGGTGGAGCAGTAGAATCGCCTCCACCTCCGGGTAGTCTTCCGGATATTCCTCCGCCAGCACGGCAATGGAGCGGCGATTCCAGATGCGGAACCCCGATGTCGTGTCCGTAAACTTTTGCCCACAGAGCACCGAGAGTAGCCACGAAAACAATCGAATGCCCAGCCTGCGCCCGGCGGAGGATTGAAACCCTTCCGCCTGAAGAAAGCGCGAGCCAAGCACCATGTCCCAGCCGCCCTCGTTCATCTTCTCGATCAGGCGC carries:
- a CDS encoding DUF2029 domain-containing protein, which codes for MSQFDNDPPDTPRAQPAPWESWVLRVGFWMCAIAGCAGAAWWAVHVGKGVGWDQMNYHHYNVYAWLSGRMDAHLAPAGMHTWINPLLYLPSYWMVNHLPPWTTGAIFGGVAGLNLALLFALACLSLRNVSPLMAATIALTSAIAGLSDPFFHSNLGSSDADVFLSLHVIGSLCLICWAASDELSGQWAEQWDKYRRESKRRWSYAAAAALLGAAAGLKLTYFVYAIAMTVAVLLLWRGLRMNLRRFACFAAGGLGGYALTGGYWNWLMWSRYRNPFMPYFNDIFHSPWMMDFSFRDTRFPTQSFSAMLRFPFQWLVGEHPTSEGPFRIAIFAIIFVIMPLLVMVATMRTGKAALVRFLSNWRHGEDTAAGQAGIREGLLTTTTLMWLVVIFWIVSYALWAWMFAIQRYLEPLALLAGWMLWLLCDYLLTNRRMKWAVFSCLVVFSVLWMRGEDQGWRVPYGKSWFGVRLPAAMRQERTLFVVIGGGPMGYLTAYLPASTTTVRFNDLTIPPNGPETDLTRRAARLIARHNGPLRSLTSIPPGMPLVDQDRAYLARFGLAQVEAECTQFATDVTPFTTCPLLRRSPAQ
- a CDS encoding DUF2304 domain-containing protein, with translation MQEHGQTFVFLITLCIFALVLWLVRQRHITERFAVLWVAISVGLLTASSVGYPYLFRLSEFLGIPTPTSALFLVVIFGLTLLVIQLFASTSKLNERSRVLVQQVALLGDELKQVTARTRELEKMLEQNK
- a CDS encoding glycosyltransferase family 2 protein, coding for MTSQTSNGSASTSPNAHSRSHSAACAPSAFLPPRLLVIIPAYNEAGSLPKLISELAAMHSSVSGAAPWQMDVLVVNDGSTDNTAEVVAGLPARLITLPCNLGVGGAVQTGLQFAARQGYDLAVQVDGDGQHPPSEIPRLIEKMNEGGWDMVLGSRFLQAEGFQSSAGRRLGIRLFSWLLSVLCGQKFTDTTSGFRIWNRRSIAVLAEEYPEDYPEVEAILLLHQAGMRMTEVPVRMASRTAGRSTIGMLQAIIFLVKVPLALAMNLIRKPAPRVAR